One Myxosarcina sp. GI1 genomic window carries:
- a CDS encoding xanthine dehydrogenase family protein subunit M, with protein sequence MDLYGVETYLQPKSLQEVKAWQSDWNWLAGGTWIFNQAQPQVKTLVDMEKFDWTEIEITPEGLTIGATCIQNDLLDFSFPESWTATEALKDAVRELASFKLSHAATVGGNICLALSASTFAPVMVALDASYEIWRPNGEPYFVDAVDFQTAPQQTILQPGEVLRRIKIPAQNLQWQTSFKRMAVCTAGYAIAIVVTAYHTQTQQVRFGIAGSVRSPQLVTGELGSISLHEQMPPSVEYLEDERGSTAYRRHVTGVLMQRGITELTTGMKGDRRY encoded by the coding sequence ATGGATTTGTATGGCGTTGAAACCTATCTACAGCCAAAATCTTTACAAGAAGTAAAGGCTTGGCAATCTGACTGGAATTGGTTGGCTGGCGGAACCTGGATCTTTAACCAAGCTCAACCCCAGGTAAAAACCCTGGTAGATATGGAAAAGTTTGACTGGACGGAAATAGAAATTACGCCAGAAGGTTTGACTATAGGTGCAACCTGCATCCAAAACGATCTACTGGATTTTTCTTTTCCCGAATCTTGGACTGCTACAGAAGCACTTAAAGATGCAGTGAGAGAATTGGCTTCGTTTAAGCTGTCCCATGCGGCAACGGTCGGCGGAAATATTTGTTTGGCTTTAAGTGCCAGTACCTTTGCTCCCGTGATGGTGGCTTTGGATGCCAGCTATGAAATTTGGCGACCCAATGGCGAACCATACTTTGTCGATGCAGTAGATTTTCAAACCGCACCGCAGCAGACTATCTTGCAGCCAGGAGAAGTATTGCGACGCATTAAAATTCCCGCACAGAATTTGCAATGGCAAACTAGCTTTAAACGTATGGCGGTTTGTACTGCTGGATATGCGATCGCCATTGTGGTAACAGCCTATCACACTCAAACCCAGCAGGTAAGATTTGGCATTGCAGGGAGCGTGCGATCGCCACAGTTAGTTACAGGGGAGCTTGGTAGTATATCACTACACGAACAAATGCCACCCAGTGTCGAATATCTAGAAGACGAACGCGGTAGTACTGCCTATCGTCGTCATGTTACGGGAGTACTAATGCAGCGCGGTATTACCGAATTAACTACGGGAATGAAAGGCGATCGTCGCTATTAA
- a CDS encoding DMT family transporter, translated as MTIENNSPKNFAQSPIVLIAPFFFLGTAMVAMKAIISDTTPLFMAGFRLVPAGIIVLLLAAWWKLPQPKTWKAWLWILLFSLIDGAMFQGFLTEGLVSTGAGIGAVLIDAQPLVVAILARLLFGEFIGLWGWLGLSLGAIGISCCGLPSQWITSLATGNFSFLQNQLTAISWQSLIQSGEFLMLLAALSMSFGTIMIRYVRQHADVVVATGWHMLLGGIPLFVLSAWTETNQWNNLDSVGWTALGYATLFGTALTYGLFFYLASVGSLTSISSLIFLTPVFAMLFSYLFLLESLTFIQWIGVVLTLLGVVMVIQREKISEKLFSYADKSDSIANPN; from the coding sequence ATGACTATAGAGAACAATTCGCCAAAAAATTTCGCACAATCCCCCATAGTCTTAATTGCACCCTTCTTTTTTCTAGGCACGGCAATGGTAGCAATGAAGGCGATTATCAGTGACACTACACCTTTATTCATGGCTGGTTTTCGGCTAGTTCCTGCGGGAATCATTGTTTTACTATTGGCTGCCTGGTGGAAACTACCTCAACCTAAAACCTGGAAAGCTTGGCTATGGATATTGCTATTCTCCCTTATTGATGGAGCGATGTTTCAAGGTTTCCTGACAGAAGGCTTGGTAAGTACGGGAGCGGGTATCGGTGCGGTGCTGATCGATGCTCAACCTTTAGTAGTCGCTATTTTAGCAAGATTGCTGTTCGGAGAGTTTATTGGTTTATGGGGGTGGTTGGGTTTGAGTTTGGGAGCGATTGGTATTAGCTGTTGTGGTTTACCCAGTCAGTGGATTACGAGCCTGGCGACGGGAAATTTTAGCTTTTTACAAAATCAGTTGACTGCTATTAGCTGGCAAAGCCTAATTCAGAGTGGAGAATTTTTGATGCTTTTAGCGGCTCTCTCTATGTCTTTTGGGACGATTATGATTCGCTATGTGCGCCAACATGCAGATGTCGTTGTAGCTACGGGTTGGCACATGCTCTTGGGAGGAATTCCTTTATTTGTCTTGTCTGCTTGGACAGAGACTAATCAATGGAATAATTTAGATAGTGTGGGTTGGACGGCTTTGGGTTACGCAACATTATTTGGTACCGCATTAACTTACGGACTCTTTTTCTATTTAGCTTCCGTAGGTAGTCTTACGAGTATTAGCTCTTTAATTTTTTTGACACCTGTTTTTGCCATGCTATTTAGTTACCTATTTTTATTGGAGTCACTTACTTTTATTCAGTGGATAGGAGTGGTTTTGACCTTATTAGGTGTAGTGATGGTAATTCAAAGAGAAAAAATTAGCGAAAAACTATTTTCCTATGCTGATAAGTCAGATAGCATTGCTAACCCAAACTAG